The Humulus lupulus chromosome 3, drHumLupu1.1, whole genome shotgun sequence genome window below encodes:
- the LOC133824299 gene encoding CLAVATA3/ESR (CLE)-related protein 12 translates to MALKFSQLLFLFFLWFSLFLLLFREFRNFKSKSNIAKQNTITAPMNNNLITDSSISNYNVNNNYHPLMSRKVLASSFDFTPFIAGHHKKRRRSTPGMAAEERSHDQASSGDRDHQSSNSANDHEIDPRYGVEKRRVPTGPNPLHH, encoded by the coding sequence ATGGCCTTAAAATTTTCTCAactcctcttcctcttcttccTATGGTTCTCTCTTTTCTTATTACTCTTTCGTGAATTTCGAAACTTCAAGTCCAAATCAAATATTGCCAAACAAAACACAATCACCGCCCCCATGAATAATAATCTCATCACAGATTCTTCGATCTCCAATTATAACGTTAATAATAACTACCACCCTTTGATGAGCAGAAAAGTTCTAGCAAGCAGTTTTGACTTCACTCCATTTATAGCAGGCCACCATAAGAAACGACGTCGTTCGACACCAGGTATGGCGGCGGAGGAACGATCGCACGATCAAGCTTCAAGTGGCGATCGAGATCATCAGTCAAGTAATAGTGCTAATGATCATGAGATTGATCCGAGATATGGCGTTGAAAAGCGCCGAGTCCCGACTGGTCCCAATCCATTGCATCATTGA